In the genome of Ferrovibrio terrae, the window CACTGCCCTGCCGGTCGGCCCCTACGGGGTTCTCACCCTGATCCTGATCATGTACCTCATCCTCGGCGCGCTGATGGACGAATTGGCGATCATCCTGGTCACCGTACCGATCATCTATCCGGTGATGATGCAGCTCGGTTTCGATCCGATCTGGTTCGGCGTGATCATCGTGATGGTCACCACGCTGGGCATGGTGATGCCGCCGGTCGGCATCAATGTCTTTGTCATCAACTCGATCGCCCGCGACATCAGCCTGTGGGAAATCTACAAGGGCGTGATGCCGTTCATCCTGGTCGATCTGATCCGCCTGGCGCTGCTGGTGATCTTCCCTGCGATTGCGCTTTGGCTGCCCGGGAATATGAACTGACATGCGCGGCAAGAAGGAACAGAGCGGCGAGACCGTTGCACCCGTCCGCAAGGAAGCGAAGGTCCGCAGGCTGGACCGTGGGCCGCTGCCCGGCCTTTATGGCTACAATCTGCGCATCGCCCAGGTCGCTGTTTTCGACAACTTCATCAAGGTGGTGGGCACCGGGCTCGCGGGCCGAATGGGCGGACTGACGCCCGGACGTTTCAGCCTGCTGGTGCTGTTGCGCGCCAATCCCGGCATCAACCAGACGGATCTCAGCCGCGGAGTAGGGGTGGACAAGTCGACCCTGACGCCGGCGCTGGACCAGCTGGAGAAGAAGGGCCTGATCCTGCGCCAACGCACCGCAGCCGACCGGCGGACCTACTCGCTGTCGCTCAGCCCGGCGGGCGAACAGCTGCTGACCGAGCTGATGGTCAAGGTCGAGCAGCATGAGCGGAATATCGTGGCCGGGCTTACGACGTCGGAACGGGTGACGCTCAACCGGCTGCTGAAGAAAATGGCGCGTAGCTTGGGCAGTGAAGCGCTCGGCTAAGCTGGCGTCACTGCAAGGATTTTTCTACCACAAGTCGCCCTGTTTTAACTTGGCCGTAGAGCCATTCGCAGAAAACGGCGATGCAGGCGAGCTTGGCCATAAAAGACGACATCTCTTAAGGGGTCGAACTTTCGGGGTAGCTATCGAACAAAACCTGATCATATGGATTGACAAGCCTTTGCTACATATGGCGAAATTGTCGTCGCTGGTTGGCAACTGCAGCCAGCGCATTTTGTATTCCTCCCGGTAAACTGCGGGCGATTGCCGCGAAAC includes:
- a CDS encoding MarR family winged helix-turn-helix transcriptional regulator, which gives rise to MRGKKEQSGETVAPVRKEAKVRRLDRGPLPGLYGYNLRIAQVAVFDNFIKVVGTGLAGRMGGLTPGRFSLLVLLRANPGINQTDLSRGVGVDKSTLTPALDQLEKKGLILRQRTAADRRTYSLSLSPAGEQLLTELMVKVEQHERNIVAGLTTSERVTLNRLLKKMARSLGSEALG